The Lysinibacillus irui sequence ATAAAGACGAAAACGAGAATCAGGTTCCAGATGATAAAACAAAACCGATTGTTAGTATAACGAATGTCAAAGTACTAAGTGGTAGCGAGATTCAAGCAGACTTCACATCAGATGAGGTTGGTACGTACTACTATATTGTGCGTGAAAAAGGTGAAGAGGCACCAAATAAAAGTGAAATGGTCAACCGACTCTCCAATAAGAACGTGGCACATGGTACGGGGGCAGCTATCAAAGGAACAAATTCTATCAAGGTTTCTAATTTAGGTGAGAAAAAAGAATATGTCATCTACATTATGGTCGTGGACGGTTCAAAAAATGCTTCGGATACCGTGTCACAATCGTTCCAAATGAAAGATGGAACTCCTCCAGTAGTCAAATCCCTACAAGTTACTCCTTTACATGGAGGCACTCGAGCTGAATTTACTTTTGCAGCTAGTGAACCAGGAGATTATTACTACTATGTACGTAAGAAAACAACAGCAGCAGATCCAACTACAGCAGATATCGTTGCTAACCCAACTGGAAAAGGAGTAGCAAAAGCTGGTGAACTTGGCATAAAAGAAATGTTAACAGACTTAGAGGCTGAGACTGAGTATCAGCTTTACGTTGTTATGAAGGATAATTCAGGTAACTACTCCGTAGATCCTGCTGTAGCTAAGGAATTTAAAACAGGTGAGCTTGATAATATTCCACCATATGTTGTTGGTGGAGAATTAGTCTTACTTGATGAAATCAAAAATGAATTTTATATAACAGTAAGTGAAGAACTGGATCCTATTTCTGCAGAAAAAGTAGAGAATTATGATCTTTCTGGCACAGGTATAGTAAACCAAGGAGCACAACAACCGATACATCCCACAAAGGTTGTCTATAATAAAGCTCAGAAAAGACTTATTTTCACTATTCCATCACTTACAGGCTTTGTTAATGGGGATAACCTAGTTGTTACTATTTCACCGAATGTCAAAGATTTAGCTGATATTGAATTTGAAAATATAAAAAATATCCCAAATAATACCGTTCCACGAAATACAGCTGAGTACATTCATAATGATATGGAATTACCGGTTCTCACAATTATAGGGGAGCCAGTAATAAATAATACAAAGGATCAAACACTTCTAGAGTTTAATGCTTCAAAAGCGGGGACGTATCATTATTTAATTATGGAGTCAGATTTAACTCTAACGCGTGATGATCGTTTACGTTTAATTGAGGCAGTTCAATTAAATGAGACAACATTTAAAGTTGGAACACAGGATGTGGCAATTATAGGTAGTGGTGGAAATAAACCAGCACAATTAGGGAAGCAGAAAGTAACAATCCCTTTACCAAATACAATACCACCATTAGATCCATTTAAGAGCTACTCCATCTATATGGTATTGCGTGATCGTTCAGGAAATGTTTCTGATATACAAACAAAACATGTTATTGATGATAGAACGGCACCTAAGATTGAAAATACCTCTATTAAAATAGCTGAGGGTGATACAAAAGCATCCTTTAAATTTATGTCTGATGAAGCTGGAACGTATCACTATATTCTTAGAAGAGCTGATGATTCAACAGTTTCCGTACCAACTAGCGCTGAGGAAGTTATTGCAAGAGGAAGAGCAAGTACTATGCGAAAAGATACAAATGAAATTAACCTTTCTCCTCTAGAACCACATCAGAATTACGAGCTATATGTTGCAGTTCAGGATAGATATAAGAATGCAACAATGGTCCAAGTTGGTACAGAGTCAACAATCTATACACATGATGAAAAACAAAATAAACCAATTAGTCTAACGCCTGGCGAAAGTGGAACAGGTGTAATGGCATATAAATTCTTCTCTGACGGTACACCACCAAAAGTAGAAGATCCAATCGTTAAACAGCTTGATGGTAAAACATTAGAAGTGACTTTCTCGGAGGCTGTTGATTTAAAAGACTCGGACTTCCAATTAGTGGATCCTGAAACAGGTAACGCGATTACTCCTACTTATGCTTCATGGAAGTGGCAGGATAAAGTAGAGGATATTAATGAATGGAAGCCACGTAAAATGATACTTACATTTGCTAATGAAGTAACACAAAGTTTTGATATGACAATTAATGCAACTGCAAAGGATAAAGGCGGATGGACGTTTAGTAAGCTATCTTCATCATTTATCTATAGAACGCTTACTACAAACATTGAGAGTGCTAAATTACAGCCTCCAATTGCAACAGATAGAAGCAAAACTATTATTACTACATTTGACTTTACATTCGCAGATCCATCTGTGGTACCTGGAGAAGAGGCTAAATTCTACTATAAAGCCTACAGTAATACTTATACCCAAGCCCAAATTGATGCCGTTAAACCAGTAGAGGTAATCATACCAGAGACGCCTGGAGCCCTAGTAAGTTTAAGTAGTGGAAATGGTAAAACAAAGCTTTCTGATGGACGTACTGAACAATCTATTACTCATCCATCTGTTTCGTTTATTGAAGGGGATTATATTGTCATTGTTATTGTGGATAAATACGGGAATATGTATAAAGTACAAGGTAAAATAACAAAATAAATAAGGCTAAGGTAAGTAAGATTTAAGTATATTTTTAATGTAAAAATAAAAAGGAAATTTAAAAATATAAACGCAAGAAATCTCTCCTAGGGTTGATTTCTTGCGTTTTTTTAAGTTTGGGGAAAGTATGCAGAGGGAGAAGCCTGTACTAAACTAATTGCCCGTTATGAAACATATGAGTAAAGAGTTGTAAAGGAAAATCTCAAACTAAATGCAAATGAGAGTTACGTTATATGATTCGAATTGTTCTTTGTCCCGGCTCTCGGATTGTTATAAATGATAATAAGATTTAATTTCTTACAATCTGAAACGTTCCAGAAGTAGTTGTTTGGATAATATGGCGATTACCACTGACAGTAAAGTCGGCTGGGACTTGCTTACCAAAATCATTGGAGCGATAGAAGGATGAATTAGCTGGTAATCCCTCCATAATGATTTCCATATTGGCATCGAATGTCACAGGCTCCTTATTTAATTCAGCTTTGAGTGTAATACGATTGCCCTTTTTCGTTACTTCTATATTCATCACGCCTTCATCCTCATTCACTAGCGTATAGAGTGGAGGAATGATGATCGTCATTTTATCTTTTGTCGTGAGAATAAAGCGTTCTGTATCAATCTCTGTCTCAGCAACATTAATTTTGGCTTTATAGGTATTTTTGTTTTTTGTCATAGCTGTAGTTTTACCTGGAGCAGCTGCGACATCAGAGAGAACGGGTTTTTTAGGTACGTTGTCTTTTGTAGGGAGTGTATATTTACCTTGTACAAAATCAACTAAAGTCCAGACATTCGGCACTAGTTCCTGTTGTACAGGTGTTAACGCTTCAAAGGCTGTTTTAACTTCCTGAACATCATGAACCGTGGATGTTTTCGGCGATAGGGAAGCAATGGCATTTTCAACTTCCTTTGCAACTATTTTATCCTTCGCCACAAGCAGTTCAGCATCAAGTAACTTCTGCTCGATCCCTACAGGTAAAGAAACATTGGTAAATCTCCGCAATGCATTAAGCTCCGCCCTGGCATCGGCCACCTCTTTATGGAACGTCAGGCGAGATGAATTAAGTAGTTGAATTTTATTGACCACTTTATCAACAGATGTATTTGGTGTGATATAGGACGTTAATATTTTTTGCGCAGAGGCACTTACATAAGACTTTTGCGCAGCGTTTAATGTATTATACCAATCGCGTGTTTCAAGGACATTTTGATAATAATGAACAGATGATGATTCTACAGAATTTAGCTTTTCTTCAATTTGAGCAGCTAGTTTACGGTAAGCCACTCTCGTTTGTTGATGTGCTGATAAGGTTGAATAGTTCGTCACATATTGTTTTTCAACTTCCGTCAACGCATTATATGCTTTAAGAGCTGCCTCTAAATTTGGTTGGAAGGTAGCAGTTGTATTGTTTATGTTGTTAATTAGTTGTATAACATTCGAGACGTTAGCATTGTAGTTGTATACATAGGCAGTTCTTGAATGGTCAGTCAAATTAGCTGCCGATGCTGGCGCACTGTAAAGTAGTGAAGGAACGGCCACTAAAGTCAGCAAGGCCAATCTTTTTTTGTTTTTCATCTTGGAGAATCCTCCTATTTTAATTGTTATTGTATATGGAACTATAACCCAACTAATATTTGGTATTATACTAATTTTATCATAGCCTAGGAATTTTTTATGCATTTTTTGGATGAATAGGTATATTGGTTATAAATTTAATTTAAGAATGGTATAACTTCAGTACCTATAAAGGGAATCAGACTGATTAAGATAATAGAAAATATAGTGAAAAAACAGGTGATGTAAGGTTAATACATTGCCTGTTATTTTTATGTAGTAGAAATCTGTTTATCCAAAGGCACAATGAATAATTGAAGCAAACAGTGCTACAGGCATCACCAATAATCTTCATACCAAAATAACTTTAACATGTGCACAACCTGTAGTGATGATGATCCTTATTTAACGTGGTCTTCTATATGGAATGACAAAATTAAGCTTCCTAGATGTCAAAGCAACTCATGGGGCATAAAAAGAATTTCAGGAAGCTGCAAATTGAATAGTGAAGGGAGGCCATTCTAGGGATGGATAGGATGATCGAATCGGCGGATAAAACATTCAAAGTAGCGGATAGAATGATCGAATTAATCGATAAATCCAAAAAACTCATGGATAACCCTAAAATGTACTCTAGTGAACATCTAATGTTCAGAAATTGTTGAGAATGGTGTTATAAATTTATAGTGTTATTTTTGTGAGGATCACACGTGCAATTATCAAAAGTGACTAGGCATCTTATTGCCTGGTCGTTTTTTATTTTTAGCACAATTTGTTCAGAAACTGTTCAGTTTATTAACGTAAGCTAGAAGCAATAAAAGAAGAGTGACTATAGGAATCACAATAGTTTGGCAGGTAATGAACAAAAAGGATGGTACATCATAATGGTAGTATGGCGTCAGTATTTAGTTCCAGAAACACAGGCAGCTAAAGTGACTTATGGAAAACAAAATACAAAAAAATATATTATTATTCATGAAACGGATAATGAGAAATCCGGGGCCGATGCGGATGCCTACGCCCGTTTACAATATAATGGTCATTATAGGGAAGCTAGCTGGCACTTAACGGTGGACGATAAAGAAGCGGTTCAGTCATTTGCGTTTGAATATGCATGTGTGGGGGCAGGATCAGCTAAAGGTAATTTACAAAGTATCCAAATAAACATTTGTGTCAATTCAGACGGAGATTATTTACAGGC is a genomic window containing:
- a CDS encoding S-layer homology domain-containing protein gives rise to the protein MDKSKIQKVNKALIATVFASSGIAVVVPSPQKAAAATSPFTDINQYSDNYNEILKAYSQGIMSGFSDNTFRPNVSVTRGEAAKMLATALKLDTKNIQDPYYKDVPKGNQYYKYVAALQNAGIMSGYSNGTFMPNEVLTRGELAKMVVVGFHLEVSPTYNNIFKDVNSQTSNAIYIQTLIDLNITKGTTPVTFSPFDPVTRGQFASFVVGSQEKKNNETSYKITNVDDDAVYINGKSYSIPESLSHIFNDYNAPVLKGAFIEGDLSGKSIRSISKLTINASGTSSSFLDFDGDYGSLGATIVVNGNYIEFSNMTMTGTMFVNETVRPPLHLGATHNQPLALGRVASNNISFINWSNPDNNKGEDSPNNNSNDLQNWTNPKPDKDKPFVNWSKEKQEMKNVEKHLEFYNSSVSRLVVSQTGTKIETNTKLPRVDIIGNVREFEIQGDIGTLNLNTETKLTIYGSGNIDWINYNSYTDLELYIDGRIGTLFVDNSYGKIDIGDYTYIDKVILPKDGSPNNIFDDFLDDKDNIGNITDPDGKPIDKDENENQVPDDKTKPIVSITNVKVLSGSEIQADFTSDEVGTYYYIVREKGEEAPNKSEMVNRLSNKNVAHGTGAAIKGTNSIKVSNLGEKKEYVIYIMVVDGSKNASDTVSQSFQMKDGTPPVVKSLQVTPLHGGTRAEFTFAASEPGDYYYYVRKKTTAADPTTADIVANPTGKGVAKAGELGIKEMLTDLEAETEYQLYVVMKDNSGNYSVDPAVAKEFKTGELDNIPPYVVGGELVLLDEIKNEFYITVSEELDPISAEKVENYDLSGTGIVNQGAQQPIHPTKVVYNKAQKRLIFTIPSLTGFVNGDNLVVTISPNVKDLADIEFENIKNIPNNTVPRNTAEYIHNDMELPVLTIIGEPVINNTKDQTLLEFNASKAGTYHYLIMESDLTLTRDDRLRLIEAVQLNETTFKVGTQDVAIIGSGGNKPAQLGKQKVTIPLPNTIPPLDPFKSYSIYMVLRDRSGNVSDIQTKHVIDDRTAPKIENTSIKIAEGDTKASFKFMSDEAGTYHYILRRADDSTVSVPTSAEEVIARGRASTMRKDTNEINLSPLEPHQNYELYVAVQDRYKNATMVQVGTESTIYTHDEKQNKPISLTPGESGTGVMAYKFFSDGTPPKVEDPIVKQLDGKTLEVTFSEAVDLKDSDFQLVDPETGNAITPTYASWKWQDKVEDINEWKPRKMILTFANEVTQSFDMTINATAKDKGGWTFSKLSSSFIYRTLTTNIESAKLQPPIATDRSKTIITTFDFTFADPSVVPGEEAKFYYKAYSNTYTQAQIDAVKPVEVIIPETPGALVSLSSGNGKTKLSDGRTEQSITHPSVSFIEGDYIVIVIVDKYGNMYKVQGKITK